The Poecilia reticulata strain Guanapo linkage group LG4, Guppy_female_1.0+MT, whole genome shotgun sequence genomic interval ACagaatattattattgctaatATGCTAAAGAAAGATGGCGGACGCCTCGTTGGATTGCAGTGATTTTCTTAGCCAAGGCGAGCCGAAAACTCGTCATTTAACAATTTGGCATTGAAACTAAGTGTAGATTTactttctactttatttttatgtaatatatatatatatgtgtgtgtacgTAGGAGATCGTGTGGTCACATCTATTTCATTGAGATTTCTCAATTGAAATACCTGGGAATGTTGCAAGTCACGTTGAACTCGATATATGCCACTGCGTCAAAGTTTTCAAGTACATGCAAAATTAAAGTCATacttctgaaattaaagtcacgattttcattttaaattaaatgcatcatTTCTTTCACAGCCGAATGTTCTGAGGATCAACGATATGTTGAACTGCTATGTAGTCAGGCTACCTTTGGTACGCCATATTGTCTGTTACTACAGGCCTTTTACTATTACTGATATTAAAGTAGAGGCTTTTACAATCAGCAATAGACTGCACAAGTTAATGGGATTTTATTCTCCAACAAAAACGACATGTATTCATTTAGATACCAAAATGGAGGACAAATCCCTACAAACTGTAAAGCTTGGAGGTGGaagtgttattttatgtttacttgAAGCAAAATCGGATAAAtagcaagaaaaacacaatatgtgAACATATGTTTTcgaataacttaatatttaatgtgGTTTTCACATGAAACTATGTGGACGGTAGCACAAGCTGCATTGTAATTCTCAACTTTTCTTTGGTCTAATCCAGACTCAAAGCAGACAACATGAGCCAAGAGGAAGTTTTAGCAAAACTGAAGAAGGATGTTCGATCCCTTCTCACTTCAACTAAACTGGGTTTGGACCCTGACCAGCTCAGACGAGACTATGTCGCCATGTTGGGACATCCGATGCCCCTGAAAGTCCTGGGTTTCAGGAATGTTATGGATATGGTTCAGGAGATGCCAGAGGTCGTTTCTGTGAACTTCAGGGAAGATGGAAGTTTATATTTAAAGGGTAGGTACTGCTTGATGGTGTTACCACCATCTTTTATTGTGGTGAATGTGCATTTAGGCAGAGGTGAAGTGTTATCTGTATCTTCTCTGATGTACTGTTTGGTTTCCATGacactttgtcattttaatatttttatgttgtagtTGTAAAgctgtttcattttaattctttattgaAGTTTATGCATTGATTTATCAACTAGgacttctttcatttttttataagGTTTTCTAAATGGTTTTGAATTCCTGCGTCTGAATGtaaagtttgaggtttttaGTTCTTTCTCACTAACACATTGTTGCATTTGTGTGACTCCAGCTGTGAGTGACGAGAACACCCAAAACATCCAGGAGCTAGTGGCCAAGCAGCGGATATCAAAGTCTGAGAAGATCAAGAAGTTTTCTTCTCCTCGTTACTGTCCTCGGCCTCCATTTTCACCGCTCCCAAGAAGAGGTCGTCCTCCTCCAGCCCTCCCTGCCAACCTTAGGGCACAGCTCCGCATCCTGCTCTCCCAGGTATGACTCTAAGGTAACATAACATTCACATCaatctttgacttttatttagaataaaagtGATGGGTCACCATACTAAAATGTTATACTCGATGCTGATACTGAGGAAAAGACTCAATTTAATTCAGTGGCAGGATTTTTGTAgataattttctttacttgtaggcaaaaaaaaaagttgcttacAACATATTGTCAAAATTAATAAGTAGGAGAGACTTCAGTCCTCATTTATAagattataatttaaaatgttactgtCTGGCCTGAGGAACAATACATTTTGATCTTAacagttttaaacaatttaacagaaaatgtaatttcataGATTTAATGGTGTTGCTTACTACTGGAATCTTCACatctttgcatgatttttttcattgtggTGCATGTACATTTAAGGTGTAGTGTCATCTGTTTACATGTCTGTGGCTGTGAACCAAACCACATGAGAGGTATGTGTGTAATTCATCTCTCTCAGGGTCCACTTAGACTGTCCGAGCTAGAGGCCCGCTTTCTGCGCTGCTATGGCTTCCCGCTCCGCATCCATAACTACGGTTTCTACTCCACCAGAGAGATGCTGGAGGCAGCAAGAGACCTGATTGGAATCCAGCAAGGGAGGCTGGGCTCAGTTCTCTGTCTGAAAACGGAGGCCGAGAAATATGAACGGTCTCAAAATGTCATGAGACCGTTGATGATTCCCAGGCAACCCATGAAACCATTCAGCACACCAGTTAGAACCGGACCGATAAAGCCACCATCGGTTTCCTCTCACAGGCCAATTTGCAATAACTCTGACATCAATGTTCCTACGACGACAAACtctccaggtttgttttggaAAGTTAGGTATTGGTAGCTCCCGGAAACtgtttgttgaatttttaacttttccgTTCATAAAACACTTTGTCTGGTGAAGTCTTAGTGAATCAGAGTCCTTTGACACCACCTGCAACGACTTTGGAGCCTGACCATGACATGTCGCCTGGAAGTCACTCTCCGGAGCTGCCGGAGAACAACCCTGACTCTGAACAAGCACCCTGTGAAGATGGTGCACTGTTTCATCAAAATGTACTAAAGGTTTGTTCTCAAGAGGTTTTATTGTTGCACCTGACATATAACACCTTACTGATCAATCTCAACGTTCACCTATTACGCAAAATTCatatgttgcatgtttttgttcttccatttgggtctctactgctACTAAAATGTCCCAtgcgttttaaaaaaaaacaacttaataatCCCAACAGAATATATACCATTTGCTACCAGTcattgcctagcaacccaaatggagctccagcacatttgatcagctggttttatagatatttgctgtacaatggctgctggaaaagacaaatgttttgttgctgatttaCCATTCAGGAACCACTTGCTGCCTTCTTGTTTgatgtgcaggaggctctactaaggCTTTTCAAATATCTACAGGTGTTTTTATAGTCATGCACATCTATTTGCAGGCATTTTCACAtcaattcaagtttatttggacttaaagtgacaagaggccctaaagtGGCTCATTCTGAATGGAACtcaaaacagactaaaatctgattatccaagaatctttttgtaaaaaaatttatgaacatgttttgtatagcccaTAAAgccatcctaacctgttcatCCAGCATAGTAGGTAAACTTTAAGGAAGcttaattatttaagtcttgaAATTTTGTGGCTAATGTGAAtgtattcaaaaacaaattttgtaaaaagtgtAAGAACCGCATGTATATTTTAGATGCATGTTAAGCATTGAGGTTGAAATTAGTCaagttgtcatttttacatattGTGGCAGAAATGCAAGAATGGTTAtgattaacatatttgtttAGGAGCTACACTGCATAAAGGAAAGTTTCAGTGTTCATATctgagttgttttgtttcctgatgtaattttattttatttttttcatatctttaTTAGCTTGAGGACGAGCTCCAACATCAGCTCTTGGAGAACAGTGTTGCTGGCACCGTTAGTCAAGAGCTGAAGGACAAGCTACGAAAGGTCAGACTTCACACCAGTTTATACACACTTTCCTGGAAGCTGACATGCTTTGGCAAAGAGACACTGTGGATGTCTCCCACCTGCCATCATGGTTCGATTGTTTACAGCAGCACAAATAACAGAGCGGGATGACATGGAGCATAAATCAGGAGCTGTAACTTAAAACCGTTTCCCTCAAGCCGTCACATCCGTCTGCCTCACTGACGTTCACAAagccaacaaaataaaagcaccaaCATTTTCCCACAAAGTTAATCACCTTAAATAAATTTGGATTTCAACCAGaaaactttttgaatttttgaataaaaaaaaattacaatcaattgaaatgtttgtgtttatttacatagagaaattaaaacaatctttaTTGATCATATAGAGAAATTACATTACTAATTATTAAGAAGcaagtatttaaaaagattGTTTATGTCTCATTGAATTCATTATAGCCATTATggtataatttaaaattaagaaacaaaGGAACAAGTTATGTTGTGGGATCAAATGTTTGTACTTCAAACTccttttcaaatatgtaaattataattttttattttctttatagttttgtttttgtgttacagTGTTTTGTTGATATCTAGTGGGGAATTAATTCCTAATGCTcttcatatttgaaataaaatactattttatgGTGACAAGACTAACAAATTCATAACAATCTACAGGTTGTTGGTGAGTCGAGTGCCGGAATATCAGTTCATGATCTTCCTGCAGAGTACAAGGTAAATTAAatggaatattattttttctaatattattAGAAATTTGTATGCATTGTATAAAATACACACTCATATTGAATTAGGCTAAAGTTCTCATGTTCTATGCCTGCTAAGATTATAAGAAACATGTAAATTTGACGTTCTCTTGTTCatgttatgtttatatttatgaatataaacgcatattttgagacattttttcctccatcagaGGCTTTTTGGAGAAGAATTGCCATATTTACAGTGGGGCTTCCTCAGTGTAACTGAACTTGTTGGTGCCCTGAGTGACATTTTTCACCTGAGATCAGCAGAGGACAACAATGGAAACAGCTGGATTGTGGTGGATTTAAGGGATCGTGACAACATGGAACCAGGTGCGTATGTTCACTTTTGACTCCtgaattatttaacaaacaaatcaCATAGTAAACGTGGagatttcaggtttttttttaattttaggtcTGCCCTGCTTTTTTTATGCGACTATATAAACAGTTCAATGTGCTTACATTGTACTAGACTTTaacaattaaataagaaatgtgatGCAGAAAATCCAACATTAATTCAAGAGATTATCAGATTATCTACCTaaatactagagatgtgcccatcaggttttttcctgctgattccaatcacataattattctttttttaataataagcactaccggttatattatattatgtggaaaaaaaaccatgaattcaccttaatttagacaaagactgttttttaataacttttcccaagaaaaaagcaaaacaggcattgtgattgtactgctatcggtaatactatctttaacagactaaaaacatatgaaggctcttaagaggctaaataatgcaaaaagttaaaataaaacttctcaacattgccaaagaaattcaagtacgaaacttagcattcaaaggcaaatacaggatccattacaataaacaatccagagttactgaatgaaaacttcctgatagcatggcggctagctgRttactgctagttctgattggctgtttctgactgagtggagtaattatgcagagcagggaggagatcgattattttttcagagattatctctcatgttaggacagcgaaagttttaatacgtatgtaaaatgtatttttttaggttagacgctgcagctttaagcagaggtttggtgtgagagtcactaccaggtggagcagaagcggcgctccgtctgtcaaatattactacctgtagagcgtagcagcggttcaacagcgagaacagaaccagtgtCTTACaccgcagctcgaagacttaaataattttgcgggttatttgtttagctttctgaccgtcatgctaatccgggtgagtgtttgtagctgtgcgctgctttacctgctatctgatcctccatatgtctttttttttagtgcagtgagcctcgatgtagccaaactccgtcaagtatggcattgtttttatgccatattagattcgtcgtgttgatgcattttgacctgcttcaccccacgtgcttctaTTTTCcactgcaacacgcaaacttcctcAGTCattcagtgcgttatagttccacattgcttaggattaGAAATAACCATAATATTGAACAGTGTCTTTGATTCAAGAGAAAATGGgagttgtctttatttttccagGTTCAGAGGAAATTGATGGAAGTATTGATGTCAACATACCAGGGAAGAGCTACTACTTCACCTTAGAAGAATCTCTGTGGGAAAACAGAAGCGAGAACGTCGCATCTGATGACGAGAATAACGAGTTGGAGTTTTGTAGTCAATCCAACATTCAAGAAATGGTAAGAcgacaagaagaaaaacaataaggaGCAGCTATATGGAGTGCTGCACCACTGTATCACTTGTTACACGTTGTCAGTAAAAGTGACAGTAAACCTACGTTTCCTCATGCATTGCATTGGTTTCTTATAACCAATGCAACTATTTGCAATACAGATCCAACACTTTTCTTCTAAGGTAAATGAC includes:
- the tdrd5 gene encoding tudor domain-containing protein 5 isoform X5 translates to MNPSRLKADNMSQEEVLAKLKKDVRSLLTSTKLGLDPDQLRRDYVAMLGHPMPLKVLGFRNVMDMVQEMPEVVSVNFREDGSLYLKAVSDENTQNIQELVAKQRISKSEKIKKFSSPRYCPRPPFSPLPRRGRPPPALPANLRAQLRILLSQGPLRLSELEARFLRCYGFPLRIHNYGFYSTREMLEAARDLIGIQQGRLGSVLCLKTEAEKYERSQNVMRPLMIPRQPMKPFSTPVRTGPIKPPSVSSHRPICNNSDINVPTTTNSPVLVNQSPLTPPATTLEPDHDMSPGSHSPELPENNPDSEQAPCEDGALFHQNVLKLEDELQHQLLENSVAGTVSQELKDKLRKVVGESSAGISVHDLPAEYKRLFGEELPYLQWGFLSVTELVGALSDIFHLRSAEDNNGNSWIVVDLRDRDNMEPGSEEIDGSIDVNIPGKSYYFTLEESLWENRSENVASDDENNELEFCSQSNIQEMLHSRSPLPLDAMQNERLNPPTRHRARELVEVLVEQVESPGSFYIRFSETEEARALESLMFDMRRCYTCPEVSERYQLLEPFVRQGQVCCVSPNAIWFYRVVIHKVLNSTHVEVFYVDFGDVTLVPIASLKFLKSSFSVLPAQAVPSILAGIQPASDTWTAEATASFRRLCSDQTLVGALDCYTGAVLQLFLCDTHTDQDIYIHTALINQGHGITCDPATAAALCPKVTPVSLYMGEGMVELSEIGEELILSLKSGDSSGQSKESKVDDIVDDDDDEMPPLELIEESEFIPHIQVTELNPCSGLLMDQTPPSSDQGAAFTDESTLQTSAPLAPPDLIQTRNTTAVALCQTETNEVAITSPPTTPSSDSSSSSAQEELNQPAKVLTSSFTEPSSILKRLNQGCTIGSQMSPLLVRNSGIPFPVFGAR
- the tdrd5 gene encoding tudor domain-containing protein 5 isoform X1, encoding MNPSRLKADNMSQEEVLAKLKKDVRSLLTSTKLGLDPDQLRRDYVAMLGHPMPLKVLGFRNVMDMVQEMPEVVSVNFREDGSLYLKAVSDENTQNIQELVAKQRISKSEKIKKFSSPRYCPRPPFSPLPRRGRPPPALPANLRAQLRILLSQGPLRLSELEARFLRCYGFPLRIHNYGFYSTREMLEAARDLIGIQQGRLGSVLCLKTEAEKYERSQNVMRPLMIPRQPMKPFSTPVRTGPIKPPSVSSHRPICNNSDINVPTTTNSPVLVNQSPLTPPATTLEPDHDMSPGSHSPELPENNPDSEQAPCEDGALFHQNVLKLEDELQHQLLENSVAGTVSQELKDKLRKVVGESSAGISVHDLPAEYKRLFGEELPYLQWGFLSVTELVGALSDIFHLRSAEDNNGNSWIVVDLRDRDNMEPGSEEIDGSIDVNIPGKSYYFTLEESLWENRSENVASDDENNELEFCSQSNIQEMIQHFSSKSVIMQTPEIYPAMQLHSRSPLPLDAMQNERLNPPTRHRARELVEVLVEQVESPGSFYIRFSETEEARALESLMFDMRRCYTCPEVSERYQLLEPFVRQGQVCCVSPNAIWFYRVVIHKVLNSTHVEVFYVDFGDVTLVPIASLKFLKSSFSVLPAQAVPSILAGIQPASDTWTAEATASFRRLCSDQTLVGALDCYTGAVLQLFLCDTHTDQDIYIHTALINQGHGITCDPATAAALCPKVTPVSLYMGEGMVELSEIGEELILSLKSGDSSGQSKESKVDDIVDDDDDEMPPLELIEESEFIPHIQVTELNPCSGLLMDQTPPSSDQGAAFTDESTLQTSAPLAPPDLIQTRNTTAVALCQTETNEVAITSPPTTPSSDSSSSSAQEELNQPAKVLTSSFTEPSSILKRLNQGCTIGSQMSPLLVRNSGIPFPVFGAR
- the tdrd5 gene encoding tudor domain-containing protein 5 isoform X4, yielding MNPSRLKADNMSQEEVLAKLKKDVRSLLTSTKLGLDPDQLRRDYVAMLGHPMPLKVLGFRNVMDMVQEMPEVVSVNFREDGSLYLKAVSDENTQNIQELVAKQRISKSEKIKKFSSPRYCPRPPFSPLPRRGRPPPALPANLRAQLRILLSQGPLRLSELEARFLRCYGFPLRIHNYGFYSTREMLEAARDLIGIQQGRLGSVLCLKTEAEKYERSQNVMRPLMIPRQPMKPFSTPVRTGPIKPPSVSSHRPICNNSDINVPTTTNSPVLVNQSPLTPPATTLEPDHDMSPGSHSPELPENNPDSEQAPCEDGALFHQNVLKLEDELQHQLLENSVAGTVSQELKDKLRKVVGESSAGISVHDLPAEYKRLFGEELPYLQWGFLSVTELVGALSDIFHLRSAEDNNGNSWIVVDLRDRDNMEPGSEEIDGSIDVNIPGKSYYFTLEESLWENRSENVASDDENNELEFCSQSNIQEMTPEIYPAMQLHSRSPLPLDAMQNERLNPPTRHRARELVEVLVEQVESPGSFYIRFSETEEARALESLMFDMRRCYTCPEVSERYQLLEPFVRQGQVCCVSPNAIWFYRVVIHKVLNSTHVEVFYVDFGDVTLVPIASLKFLKSSFSVLPAQAVPSILAGIQPASDTWTAEATASFRRLCSDQTLVGALDCYTGAVLQLFLCDTHTDQDIYIHTALINQGHGITCDPATAAALCPKVTPVSLYMGEGMVELSEIGEELILSLKSGDSSGQSKESKVDDIVDDDDDEMPPLELIEESEFIPHIQVTELNPCSGLLMDQTPPSSDQGAAFTDESTLQTSAPLAPPDLIQTRNTTAVALCQTETNEVAITSPPTTPSSDSSSSSAQEELNQPAKVLTSSFTEPSSILKRLNQGCTIGSQMSPLLVRNSGIPFPVFGAR
- the tdrd5 gene encoding tudor domain-containing protein 5 isoform X3, with the translated sequence MSQEEVLAKLKKDVRSLLTSTKLGLDPDQLRRDYVAMLGHPMPLKVLGFRNVMDMVQEMPEVVSVNFREDGSLYLKAVSDENTQNIQELVAKQRISKSEKIKKFSSPRYCPRPPFSPLPRRGRPPPALPANLRAQLRILLSQGPLRLSELEARFLRCYGFPLRIHNYGFYSTREMLEAARDLIGIQQGRLGSVLCLKTEAEKYERSQNVMRPLMIPRQPMKPFSTPVRTGPIKPPSVSSHRPICNNSDINVPTTTNSPVLVNQSPLTPPATTLEPDHDMSPGSHSPELPENNPDSEQAPCEDGALFHQNVLKLEDELQHQLLENSVAGTVSQELKDKLRKVVGESSAGISVHDLPAEYKRLFGEELPYLQWGFLSVTELVGALSDIFHLRSAEDNNGNSWIVVDLRDRDNMEPGSEEIDGSIDVNIPGKSYYFTLEESLWENRSENVASDDENNELEFCSQSNIQEMIQHFSSKSVIMQTPEIYPAMQLHSRSPLPLDAMQNERLNPPTRHRARELVEVLVEQVESPGSFYIRFSETEEARALESLMFDMRRCYTCPEVSERYQLLEPFVRQGQVCCVSPNAIWFYRVVIHKVLNSTHVEVFYVDFGDVTLVPIASLKFLKSSFSVLPAQAVPSILAGIQPASDTWTAEATASFRRLCSDQTLVGALDCYTGAVLQLFLCDTHTDQDIYIHTALINQGHGITCDPATAAALCPKVTPVSLYMGEGMVELSEIGEELILSLKSGDSSGQSKESKVDDIVDDDDDEMPPLELIEESEFIPHIQVTELNPCSGLLMDQTPPSSDQGAAFTDESTLQTSAPLAPPDLIQTRNTTAVALCQTETNEVAITSPPTTPSSDSSSSSAQEELNQPAKVLTSSFTEPSSILKRLNQGCTIGSQMSPLLVRNSGIPFPVFGAR
- the tdrd5 gene encoding tudor domain-containing protein 5 isoform X2, whose protein sequence is MNPSRLKADNMSQEEVLAKLKKDVRSLLTSTKLGLDPDQLRRDYVAMLGHPMPLKVLGFRNVMDMVQEMPEVVSVNFREDGSLYLKAVSDENTQNIQELVAKQRISKSEKIKKFSSPRYCPRPPFSPLPRRGRPPPALPANLRAQLRILLSQGPLRLSELEARFLRCYGFPLRIHNYGFYSTREMLEAARDLIGIQQGRLGSVLCLKTEAEKYERSQNVMRPLMIPRQPMKPFSTPVRTGPIKPPSVSSHRPICNNSDINVPTTTNSPVLVNQSPLTPPATTLEPDHDMSPGSHSPELPENNPDSEQAPCEDGALFHQNVLKLEDELQHQLLENSVAGTVSQELKDKLRKVVGESSAGISVHDLPAEYKRLFGEELPYLQWGFLSVTELVGALSDIFHLRSAEDNNGNSWIVVDLRDRDNMEPGSEEIDGSIDVNIPGKSYYFTLEESLWENRSENVASDDENNELEFCSQSNIQEMIQHFSSKTPEIYPAMQLHSRSPLPLDAMQNERLNPPTRHRARELVEVLVEQVESPGSFYIRFSETEEARALESLMFDMRRCYTCPEVSERYQLLEPFVRQGQVCCVSPNAIWFYRVVIHKVLNSTHVEVFYVDFGDVTLVPIASLKFLKSSFSVLPAQAVPSILAGIQPASDTWTAEATASFRRLCSDQTLVGALDCYTGAVLQLFLCDTHTDQDIYIHTALINQGHGITCDPATAAALCPKVTPVSLYMGEGMVELSEIGEELILSLKSGDSSGQSKESKVDDIVDDDDDEMPPLELIEESEFIPHIQVTELNPCSGLLMDQTPPSSDQGAAFTDESTLQTSAPLAPPDLIQTRNTTAVALCQTETNEVAITSPPTTPSSDSSSSSAQEELNQPAKVLTSSFTEPSSILKRLNQGCTIGSQMSPLLVRNSGIPFPVFGAR